One stretch of Streptomyces sp. ML-6 DNA includes these proteins:
- a CDS encoding TniQ family protein, whose product MPLSPPVQSRLAAGAIRTAPLEGETTASWITRCAARYHLPASPYLRAVLQQEGRATVSGRSALGAELYLNAAARERVAAYSRIEEQVLARVLPAWPLDLDVLRHHTGPAAHWQSPTTHTAASVMAGCLKCTAPRSRGQQVWQYRGRHQRVCHTHRIWLVGGEAGYTGPTQIPLDHLGQHEAARILAAHRRHQDLTDPGGIAAEAWLWARGTIQHLYTDQKLMSGTVPVSWNKRLDALAAQAGRMGKVWPWWIIARDLVTYPETFALAEALTAMTADADAYQHAAAEEHLAGLLSDALRTNTGPDPADEAGTLARWLARHARSELQRWLNSRHGDASAAPLHVAPLTWALKRHADRQGCEADGVSGPV is encoded by the coding sequence ATGCCCCTGTCCCCACCTGTCCAAAGCCGCCTGGCCGCGGGCGCGATACGCACCGCGCCCCTCGAAGGCGAGACGACCGCTTCATGGATCACCCGGTGCGCAGCCCGCTACCACCTGCCCGCAAGTCCTTACCTCCGAGCCGTCCTTCAGCAAGAGGGCCGCGCCACTGTGAGCGGCCGGAGCGCGCTGGGCGCCGAGCTCTACCTCAATGCCGCGGCCCGCGAACGCGTGGCCGCCTACAGCCGCATCGAGGAGCAGGTCCTGGCACGCGTACTGCCCGCCTGGCCGCTCGACCTGGATGTTCTACGGCACCACACCGGGCCGGCCGCGCACTGGCAGTCCCCCACCACGCACACGGCCGCGTCGGTCATGGCCGGGTGCCTCAAATGCACCGCACCACGCAGCCGCGGACAGCAGGTATGGCAGTACCGGGGCCGGCACCAGCGCGTCTGCCACACGCATCGCATCTGGCTCGTCGGCGGCGAGGCGGGCTACACCGGACCGACCCAGATACCGCTCGATCACCTGGGCCAACACGAAGCCGCCCGCATCCTGGCCGCACACCGACGCCACCAGGACCTCACCGACCCAGGCGGCATAGCCGCCGAGGCGTGGCTGTGGGCCCGCGGCACCATCCAACACCTCTACACCGACCAGAAATTGATGTCGGGCACTGTGCCGGTTTCGTGGAACAAGCGCCTTGACGCCCTGGCCGCACAGGCCGGTCGTATGGGCAAGGTGTGGCCGTGGTGGATCATCGCCCGCGACCTGGTCACCTATCCCGAGACCTTCGCTCTGGCCGAAGCCCTCACCGCGATGACCGCGGACGCGGACGCGTACCAACACGCCGCAGCCGAAGAGCACTTGGCTGGCCTTCTGTCCGACGCACTCCGGACGAACACCGGCCCAGACCCCGCCGACGAGGCGGGAACCCTCGCTCGATGGCTCGCCCGACACGCACGCAGCGAACTACAGCGCTGGCTGAACAGCCGCCACGGCGACGCGAGCGCGGCACCCCTGCACGTGGCGCCCCTGACCTGGGCCCTCAAACGACACGCCGACCGTCAGGGCTGCGAGGCGGACGGGGTGTCCGGCCCGGTGTAA
- a CDS encoding GNAT family N-acetyltransferase has product MLTDDWQLTEDIDVFLAHTGDFLRSRPALHNTPLTDIEKLRVSGTGAQAEAAVFGWFASQGEVRAIFYRTPRGRLGLTPLSASQADGLAARLTRQGHLPVNVIADHDTATVFARAWQQRTGAVSEIFWRTHLYRLGTLTPPQPRPEGQGRIADGTDHEQVVRWCREFCVDVKEQSSIDLIDAGRWVDSRFGDRHFTFWHTSDGTPVSMAATTSLVGGMIRLDPVYTPSHLRGRGFAGAVTAEASRAALAAGATDVVLFTDPDNPTSNALYQRLGYIHVGDFAGYRFSYTGPDTPSASQP; this is encoded by the coding sequence ATGCTCACGGATGACTGGCAACTCACTGAAGACATCGATGTCTTCCTCGCTCACACCGGGGACTTTCTGCGCTCGCGGCCTGCTCTCCACAACACGCCGTTGACGGACATCGAGAAGCTGCGTGTCAGCGGTACAGGCGCACAGGCCGAGGCGGCCGTCTTCGGCTGGTTTGCGTCACAAGGCGAGGTCCGCGCCATCTTCTACCGCACTCCGCGTGGCCGTTTGGGCCTTACCCCGCTCTCTGCCTCGCAGGCCGATGGCCTCGCTGCCCGTCTGACCCGGCAGGGCCACTTGCCGGTGAACGTCATTGCGGACCACGACACCGCCACCGTTTTCGCACGGGCATGGCAGCAGCGCACAGGAGCAGTATCGGAGATCTTCTGGCGGACTCACCTCTACCGTCTCGGTACGCTCACCCCACCGCAGCCCCGCCCCGAGGGACAGGGGCGTATCGCGGACGGGACAGACCATGAGCAAGTTGTGCGCTGGTGCCGCGAGTTCTGCGTGGATGTCAAAGAGCAGTCCTCCATCGATTTGATCGATGCCGGTCGTTGGGTCGACTCGCGTTTCGGTGACCGGCACTTCACGTTCTGGCATACCTCGGACGGCACTCCCGTCTCCATGGCAGCCACGACCTCGCTTGTCGGCGGCATGATCCGGCTGGACCCCGTCTACACCCCATCCCACCTGAGGGGCCGCGGATTCGCGGGCGCCGTGACCGCCGAGGCGAGCCGCGCCGCGTTGGCCGCGGGCGCGACGGACGTTGTCCTGTTCACGGACCCGGACAACCCCACCAGTAACGCTCTCTATCAGCGCCTCGGATACATCCACGTCGGCGACTTCGCCGGGTACCGGTTCTCTTACACCGGGCCGGACACCCCGTCCGCCTCGCAGCCCTGA
- a CDS encoding ATP/GTP-binding protein translates to MGAETSDQMKYLSERVGATFVYAGVAVEDSPLLSGIRGAQLAGRFKLLSNPPLAYGSREQQAAWRGLLDGMENALRLERHRPGSLGRMARYLHERTGGRLGSLSALIREGAITAILDGTEKITKKQLDAVRLDHLAEQDARPPAEQAPSGHSRTAA, encoded by the coding sequence GTGGGCGCCGAGACGTCCGACCAGATGAAGTACCTGTCCGAACGTGTCGGCGCCACCTTCGTCTACGCCGGAGTCGCCGTCGAGGACTCGCCCCTGCTGAGCGGAATCCGCGGGGCGCAGCTGGCGGGGCGGTTCAAGCTCCTGTCCAACCCTCCCCTGGCATACGGGAGTCGGGAGCAGCAGGCAGCGTGGCGCGGGCTGCTGGACGGCATGGAGAACGCGCTGCGTCTTGAGCGGCACCGTCCCGGATCGCTGGGGCGCATGGCCCGCTATCTGCACGAGCGCACCGGCGGGCGGCTCGGGAGTCTGTCCGCGCTGATCCGCGAAGGAGCGATCACCGCGATTCTGGACGGCACCGAGAAGATCACCAAGAAACAACTCGATGCCGTCCGTCTCGACCATCTCGCTGAGCAGGATGCACGGCCCCCAGCCGAGCAGGCCCCGTCCGGCCACTCCCGGACGGCCGCCTGA